The DNA region CGGAGGCGCCCGGTCCGGCGCGCGGCTGGCGGCGGCTGCGCCTGCTGTTCGGCGGCCTCTCGGCCGCGCCGCGCCGGACCATCGCGCTCGGCCCGGCCGACGCCCCGGTGGCGCGGGTGGAGGTGTCGCTCGCGTCCGAGGGGCTGGCGCGCGCCGAGACCACCGTGCTGCTCGCGTTCCTGGGCGCGCTCGCCGCGGGCGTGGCGGCCGCGGCGACGCTGGGCGCGGTGCTGGCGGCGCGCATCACCCGGCCGCTGGAGGGGCTGCGGGCCGCGGCGGCGCGCGTCGCCGGCGGGGACCTCGCCGCCCGCGTGGACGTCCGCGCCGGCGGCGAGGTGGGCGAGCTGGTGCGCGCGTTCAACGCCATGACGCAGGACCTGGCGCAGGGGCGCGTCCGGCTCGCGCAGGCGGAGCGCATCGCGGCCTGGCGCGAGGTGGCCCGCCGCCTGGCGCACGAGATCAAGAACCCGCTCACCCCCATCGCCATGAGCGTGGAGACGCTCCGCGAGGCGCACGCGCAGGGGCGCGCCGACTTCCCGGAGATCTTCGACGAGGGCACGCAGGCCATCGGCGAGGAGGTCCGGCGGCTGAAGCGGATCGTGGACGAGTTCAGCCGCTTCGCGCGCCTGCCCGCGCCGGAGCGCGCCGAGGTGCCGGCGGAGGAGCTGGCGGCGGCGGTGCTGGCGCTGTTCCCGGCGGCGCCCCCGGGCGTCGAGGTCGAGCGGGCCATCGCGCCGGACCTCCCGGCGGTGCTGGCCGACCGCGACCAGGTCATGCAGGTGCTGCTCAACCTGGTCCGCAACGCGCTCGACGCGATGCCGTCCGGCGGGCGCCTGCGCCTGGCGGCGTACCGCGACCGGGACGCGGTGGCGTTCGAGGTGTCCGACTCCGGCCCGGGGATCGCGCCCGGCGACCTGGAGCGCGTGTTCGAGCCCTACTTCACCACCAAGCCCGGCGGCACGGGGCTCGGGCTCGCCATCGCGCGCCGCATCGCCGAGGAGCACGGCGGCGCGCTCGACGCGGCGTCCTCGCCAGGCGCGGGCGCGACGTTCACGCTGAGGCTGCCGGTGGCGCGGCCGCAGGCGCAGGCGGCACGCGGCGCCTGATCGCGCGGCGAAGCAGGGGGGAGCGGGGGCGCAGCGCCCGCCCGGCGGTCTACCTCACCGGCGTCGCCTTCAGCGCGGTCTTGCCTTCCTTCACGTAGACCTGGAAGCGGACCGTGCGGCAGCCGTACTTCGCGACCAGGGTGGCGCGGTTCTGCTCGAGCTTCTGGCGGAAGCGCTCGAACGTGAGCCCCTCCACCGGCTCGCCGCACTCGCCGCGGACCCGGAGGAAGTCGCGGAAGACCTCGCGCCAGTGCTCCTCGTCGCTCCCCGGCTCCGGCGCGGCGGTGCGCGCCGCAGCCTGGAGCAGGTCGGCGGGGGCGGCCTGCGGCGGCTCGGGCACGATCGCCGGCGGCGGGCGGGCCGGGACGGGCGCCGCCTCGAACGCGCCGCCCTGCAGCGCGCTGGCGTCGAGCCGCTGCGTGGCGCCGGCGGCGGGCGGCGGGGGCACCGGCGCCGGCGGGGGGCGCGGCGGGAGCCTGAAGCTCTCCGGCTCGGGGGCCGGGGCCTGCGCGGCGAAGAACTCCTGCGTCAGCGACGGGGCCGGGCCGTGCGCCGCGGCGCCGGCGGCCTCGGTGGCGCGGTTCAGCGCGGCCGAGAGCGTGCCCATCTTGCCGGCCATGGCCGGCGCGCGGGCCGCGAAGTCGCCGCGGCCGATCCGGTCCGCGGCGGCGAGCAGGTCGGCCGGCACGTCCGGCGCCGGCTCGGCGCTGCGCACCAGCACGCCGAACAGCAGGCCGAGCACCAGCAGCAGCGCGAGGAGCGCCGCGCCGTTCCACTGCAGCCGCACCACCGGCGCGAGCGCCGGCGCCGCCTGCGCGGACACCACCACCGCCGCGTCCTGGAGCCCGGCGACCGGCACCGCGAGGACCCGGTGCGCCGGGGCGGCGCCGACCAGGAACCCGTGCGCGCCGACGCCGACGCCGAGCACGTCCACCTTCACCGGCGCGAGCCGCCCCGCGTCGCGCTCGCGCCCGGCGGCGCCGCGCGCGGCGGCCGCGAGCGCGTCGGCGCCGGCCGGCGCCGAGGACGCGATCTTCGCGCCGGGCACGGCGAGGGTCAGGTCCACGCCGGTGCCCGCGGCGACGCCGCGAAGCCAGGCGGCGTCGAGCGGGACCACCACCGCGAGCGCGCCGGCGCCGCCGGCCGGGACCGCCACGGCGAGCGCGAGCCCGCCCTGCGCCCGGGCGACGGCGCGCCGCGGCTTGCCGGCGAGCGCCTCGCGCAGCGCGGCGACGACGTCGGCGTCCGCGGACGGCTCGGCCGCGCGCCGATCCAGCTCGGCCGCGTCCACCGCCACCGCGCGCGCGCCCGCCAGGGCCGTTCCCAGCTCGGACTGCGCCGCGCCGAGCGCGGCCGCCGCCGCGGCGTCGAGCGCCGCGGCGCGCGCGGCCGGATCCGGCGCCGCAGCCGGGGCGCCCTTGCCCTTCGCCGCGGGCGCGGCCGCCGGGGCGAGCGCCTGGAGGAGCGCGGCGTCGCGGGCCGCGAGCGCCGCCACCCCGTTCGCCTCCGCCTGCAGCGCGTGCTGCGACGCGGCGAGCCGCGCGGCGCCGGCCTGTAGCCGCCCGTCGAGCTGGCGCAGGGCGCTCGCCCGGAGGTCGGAGGTGAGGAGGTGGAGGGCGGCCGCACCGGCCCCGACCACGATGAGCGCATAGAGCCAGAGCTTGAGCCGGTTCATCGTCCGCCCTTATAGGCGGCTTGCCGAGAGGGTGTCAAACCTGCCACCGGGCGAGCGAGCGCCCCTTTTCTTCCGTGTTCCCGGGTGGTTCGATGCCAGGCCCGCATTCACTCATGGTTCATGAAGCCGCGGCTCGAGCAGGCGGCCGGCGCGGTGGCCGGACGGCGGGCCAGAAGGGGCGACGCCCCCTCGCCGCCTGTCACGTCCGAGTGCACCTTTCCTCCGTACGATGCTGTTCCAACCTGGATCGGGCCGCCCCTCCGGGCGGCCCACCTCGCCCGGAGATCCCACACCGTGAAGCGACTCCTGCTCGCGCTGCTCCTCGCCACCCCGCTCGCCGGCCTCGCCGACGAGGGGATGTGGACCTACGACGCGTTCCCGTCGGACCGCGTGGCCCGCAAGTACGGCTTCGATCCGTCCCGGGCCTGGCTCGACCGCGCCCGGCTCGCCTCCGCCCGCCTCGCCCGCGGCTGCTCGGCGTCGTTCGTCTCGGACGGCGGCCTGGTGATGACCAACCACCACTGCGTGCACGAGTGCGTGGAGGAGCTCTCCAGCGCCGGGCGCGACCTGGTGGCGAGCGGGTACCTCGCGCGCTCCGGCGCGGAGGAGCTGCGCTGCCCCGCGATGCAGGTGGACCAGCTGCTCCGGATCACCGACGTGACGAAGCGGGTGCACGGCGCGCTGGCGGGGCTGGAGGGCGCGCGGTTCAACGCCGCGCTCCAGGCGCAGAAGGCCGCGATCGAGAAGGAGTGCCAGGGCGGCGACGCGGGCCTGCGCTGCGAGCTGGTGGAGCTGTACCACGGCGGCGTCTACAGCCTCTACCAGTACCGCCGCTACGACGACGTGCGCCTCGTGTTCGCGCCGGAGTTCGCCATCGCGTTCTTCGGCGGCGACCCCGACAACTTCATGTTCCCGCGGTACGACCTCGACGTCGCGTTCATCCGCGTGTACCGGGACGGCAAGCCGGCGCCGACCGCGGAGCACTTCACCTGGTCGCCGGCCGGCGCCCCGGCGGGCGCGCTCACGTTCGTGTCCGGGAACCCCGGCAAGACCGAGCGGCTGCTCACGGTGGCGCAGCTCGAGTACGTGCGCGACCGCGCGCTGCCCGACTCGCTCGAGCGGCTGGCCGAGGAGCGCGGCCTGCTCACCGGGTTCCAGCTCACCGGCCCGGAGGCGAAGCGCGTCTCCACCTCGCGGCTCTTCTACAACGAGAACAGCGTGAAGGCGCGCCGCGGCCAGCTCGCCGCGCTCCGCGATCCGGCGTTCTTCGCGTCGAAGGTGGCGGAGGAGAACCGGCTCCGCGCCGCGCTGCGCCGCGATCCGGCGAAGGCCCGGAAGTACCTCCCGGCCTGGGACCGCATCGCGGCCGCGCAGGTGCGGGCGCGCGCGCTCGACGTCCCCTACGACTGGCTCGAGCTCTTCCCCTCGGGGCGCACCCGGATCGGCGGCGACCTGTTCTGGATGGCGCGGCACCTGGTGCGCGCCGCCGAGGAGCGGAAGAAGCCGGACGGCGAGCGGCTGAAGGAGTACCGCGACACCGCCCTCCCCTCGCTCGCGGACAGCGTCACCAGCAGCGCGCCCATCGACGCCGCGTACGAGACCGTCCGGCTCGGGTTCTGGCTGGAGAAGGTCCGCGAGCGGCTCGGGACGGATCACCCCGCCGTGAAGCACGCGCTCGGGACCGCGTCGCCCGCCGAGATCGCGCGCAAGGCGGTGGCCGGCACGGCGCTGCGCGACCCGGCGGTCCGCAAGGCGCTCTGGGACGGTGGCGCGGCCGCCGTGGAGGCGAGCAAGGACCCGCTCATCGCGCTCGCGCGCGCCACCGACGCCGACGCCCGCGCGATCCGGACGCGGTGGGAGGACGAGGTGGACTCGGTCGAGACCCGGAACCAGGCGCTCATCGCGCAGGCCCGGTTCGCCGCCTACGGCCGGAGCATCTACCCGGACGCCACCTTCTCGCCGCGGCTCTCCTACGGCCAGGTGAAGGGCTGGAAGCAGGACGGCCGCGAGGTGCCGCCGTTCACCACCTTCGCGGGCGCGTTCGAGCGCCACACCGGCAGCGAGCCCTACGCGCTCCCGAAGAGCTGGCTGGACGCGAAGCCCCGCCTCGACCTGGCCACGCCGCTCGACTTCGTCACCGACAACGACATCATCGGCGGCAACTCCGGCTCGCCGGTGTTCGACCGCGACCTCCGCATCGTGGGGCTGGCCTTCGACGGGAACCTGGCCTCGCTCGGCGGCGACTACGGGTTCGACGACTCGGCGAACCGCGCCGTCGCGGTCCACTCGTCCGCCATCCTCCACGCGCTCGCGCGCATCTACGGCGCCGACCGCCTCGTCTCGGAGCTCGGCGCCGGGCTCGCCGGGAACGCCGGGGCTGCCGCGCCGCCGGGCGGCACCCGCAGCACGAAGTAGCGCGACGGAACGCCGCGGGCCCGGGTGCCGACGAGGCGCCCGGGCCCGTCCATTTTGCCGCGCCGCCCCGCCCAGGGCCCCTGGTATCCTCCGCCGCCTCAAGGAGATCGCCGTGACCGCTCCCGCCTCCTCCCTCGATCGCTTCTTCGGCCTCCGCGCCCGCGGCACCACCGTCCGGCGCGAGATCCTGGCCGGCACCACCACGTTCATGACGATGGCGTACATCCTGTTCGTGAACCCCGAGATCCTCGGGAGCGCGGCGGGCGCGGGCCACTTCGCGGCGATCCTCACGTCCACGGCGCTGGTGGCGGCCGTCATGACCGCGGCCATGGGCCTGTTCGCGAACCTGCCGCTCGCGCTCGCCTCGGGCATGGGGCTGAACGCGGTGGTGGCGTTCGGGCTGGTGCTGGGCAAGAAGCTCACCTACCCGCAGGCCATGGGCGTCATCGTGGCGGAGGGCGTGCTCATCACGCTGCTGGTGGCGACCGGCCTGCGGCAGGCCGTGGTGCGCGCGGTGCCGATGACGCTGAAGCGCGCCATCGGCATCGGCATCGGCCTGTTCCTCGCCATCATCGGCTTCAAGGCCGCGGGCTTCATCTCGGCCGGCGGCGCGCTGCTGCAGCTCGGGCCGGAGGGCGCGGCCGGGCGCCTCACCGGGTTCCCGGTGGTGCTGTTCGCGCTGACGCTCGTGTTCACCGCGTGGCTGGTGTCGCGCGGCGTCCGCGGCGCCCTGCTCATCGGCATCGCGGTCTCGACCGCGGTGGCCGTGACCGCGAAGGCGGCGTTCGGCGGCGCGGGCTTCGCCCCCCACGTCGCCAACCTGCCCAGCTCGATCTTCGGGCTGCCCGACTTCTCGATGCTCGGCCAGGTGGACTTCTCGTTCGTCGCCGTGCTCGGCCCGCTCGCCGCCTCGCTGGCGGTGTTCTCGATCATGCTCTCCGACTTCTTCGACACCGTCGGCACGGTGGTCGCGGTGGGGCAGGAGGCGAAGTACCTGGACGAGCAGGGCAACTTCCCGCGCGCCAGCACGGTGCTGATGGTGGACTCCCTCGCCGCGATCGCGGGCGGGCTCGCCGGCGCCAGCTCCGCGACGACCTACGTGGAGAGCGCCGCGGGCGCGGCCTCGGGCGGCCGGACCGGGCTCACCTCGGTGACCACGGCGGCGCTGTTCGCGCTGTGCCTGTTCATCTCGCCGCTCGCCGGCATCGTCCCGCCGCAGGCCACCGGCGCGGTGCTGGTGCTGGTCGGCTACATGATGATGCGGGACGTCGGCGCCATCGCCTGGGACGATCCCAGCGAGTCGATCCCGGCGTTCCTGACGGTGACGGTGATGCCGTTCACCTACTCGATCACCAACGGCATCGGCGCGGGCTTCGTCTCCTACGTCCTCCTGAAGCTCGCCGGCGGCAAGGCGCGCGAGGTCCACCCGCTCATGATCGGGGCGTCGGTCGCGTTCGTGGTCTACTTCGCCATCGGCGGGTAGGCGGCGGACCGGCGGCCGCGCGCGGGAGGCCCGCGCCGGCCGCGCCCGGCTCACGCGTCCCGCGGCACCGCGATCATCCGCTCGAGCGCGCGCCGGGCGCCGGCGGCGACGTCGGGCTCGACCTGGACCTCGTGCTTCCCGCGCACCAGCGCGTCGCGGATCATGAGCAGGTCGATCATCTTCATGTAGGGGCAGTGCATCCGGCACCCGATGCAGCCGTCGGCCACGATGAACTCGCGGTCCGGCCAGCGCTTCTTCATCTGGTGCACGATGCCGTGCTCGGTGGCGACGATGAACGTCCGGGCCGACGGGAACCTCTCCACGGCGGAGATCATCGCGGTGGTCGAGCAGACCACGTCGGCGGCGTCGATGACGTCGGCGCGGCACTCCGGGTGCGCGATGACCACCGCCTCCGGGCGGCTGGCGCGCACCTTCTCGACGTTGGCCGAGCGCAGCACGTCGTGCACCGGGCAGCAGCCGTCGTAGACCACCACCTCCTTCTCCGGCACCTTCGCCGCCACCCAGCGGCCCAGGTTCCGGTCGGGCGTGAACAGGATCTTCTGCTGCGGCAGCGAGCGCACCACCGAGGCGGCGTTCGCGCTGGTGCAGCAGATGTCCGAGAGCGCCTTCACCTCGGCGGTGGAGTTCACGTAGGTGACGACCGCGTGGCCGGGGTAGCGCGCCTTCCAGTCCTCCAGCGACTCGGCGGTGATGGAGTCCGCCAGCGAGCAGCCCGCCGACAGGTTCGGCAGGAGCACGCGCTTGTCCGGCGCCAGCACCTTGGCCGACTCCGCCATGAAGTGCACGCCGCAGAAGACGATGGTGGACTGCGGCACCTTCTGGCCCACGATGGCGAGCTGCAGCGAGTCGCCCACGTGGTCCGCCACGTTCTGGACCTCGGGCAGCTGGTAGTTGTGCGCCAGGATGACCGCGTCCTTCTCCTTCGCCAGGGCGCGGATCTCCGCCTCGAGCCCGGCCACCTCGCCGGCGGGGAGGTCGCTCCCGGTGACGGGGTTCGCGACGGGATCGTGGATGGGGACGACGGGCAGGGTCATGGCTTCACCCGGGCGCCGCGCGCGGGCTTGATGTCGCCCGTGCCGGCGGGAAAGAGGCGCCAGAACTCGCGGCGCACGAGGCCGACCAGGGTGGCCGACTTGGAGAACCCGTGGTAGCG from Anaeromyxobacter dehalogenans 2CP-C includes:
- a CDS encoding sensor histidine kinase, which encodes MTLRTKLALAFSLFAAVPLAATLVPVSRALGRALTTEHAARLDGAAAAVQKELARLGEHAAGAVTDLSRAPELEALARDRAADGAELAEAAARAGEWMGPRGLDVLAVLEADGRVVSSGHLPGRAGDPDPELADLPGAARPGRAVPRVVSRAGPEGVEPVLALVAWAPGPGEPPLRVAGGVALTEARAARLAALTGGAVVIRSADGEVVAAASAEAPGPARGWRRLRLLFGGLSAAPRRTIALGPADAPVARVEVSLASEGLARAETTVLLAFLGALAAGVAAAATLGAVLAARITRPLEGLRAAAARVAGGDLAARVDVRAGGEVGELVRAFNAMTQDLAQGRVRLAQAERIAAWREVARRLAHEIKNPLTPIAMSVETLREAHAQGRADFPEIFDEGTQAIGEEVRRLKRIVDEFSRFARLPAPERAEVPAEELAAAVLALFPAAPPGVEVERAIAPDLPAVLADRDQVMQVLLNLVRNALDAMPSGGRLRLAAYRDRDAVAFEVSDSGPGIAPGDLERVFEPYFTTKPGGTGLGLAIARRIAEEHGGALDAASSPGAGATFTLRLPVARPQAQAARGA
- a CDS encoding MXAN_5187 family protein — protein: MNRLKLWLYALIVVGAGAAALHLLTSDLRASALRQLDGRLQAGAARLAASQHALQAEANGVAALAARDAALLQALAPAAAPAAKGKGAPAAAPDPAARAAALDAAAAAALGAAQSELGTALAGARAVAVDAAELDRRAAEPSADADVVAALREALAGKPRRAVARAQGGLALAVAVPAGGAGALAVVVPLDAAWLRGVAAGTGVDLTLAVPGAKIASSAPAGADALAAAARGAAGRERDAGRLAPVKVDVLGVGVGAHGFLVGAAPAHRVLAVPVAGLQDAAVVVSAQAAPALAPVVRLQWNGAALLALLLVLGLLFGVLVRSAEPAPDVPADLLAAADRIGRGDFAARAPAMAGKMGTLSAALNRATEAAGAAAHGPAPSLTQEFFAAQAPAPEPESFRLPPRPPPAPVPPPPAAGATQRLDASALQGGAFEAAPVPARPPPAIVPEPPQAAPADLLQAAARTAAPEPGSDEEHWREVFRDFLRVRGECGEPVEGLTFERFRQKLEQNRATLVAKYGCRTVRFQVYVKEGKTALKATPVR
- a CDS encoding S46 family peptidase translates to MKRLLLALLLATPLAGLADEGMWTYDAFPSDRVARKYGFDPSRAWLDRARLASARLARGCSASFVSDGGLVMTNHHCVHECVEELSSAGRDLVASGYLARSGAEELRCPAMQVDQLLRITDVTKRVHGALAGLEGARFNAALQAQKAAIEKECQGGDAGLRCELVELYHGGVYSLYQYRRYDDVRLVFAPEFAIAFFGGDPDNFMFPRYDLDVAFIRVYRDGKPAPTAEHFTWSPAGAPAGALTFVSGNPGKTERLLTVAQLEYVRDRALPDSLERLAEERGLLTGFQLTGPEAKRVSTSRLFYNENSVKARRGQLAALRDPAFFASKVAEENRLRAALRRDPAKARKYLPAWDRIAAAQVRARALDVPYDWLELFPSGRTRIGGDLFWMARHLVRAAEERKKPDGERLKEYRDTALPSLADSVTSSAPIDAAYETVRLGFWLEKVRERLGTDHPAVKHALGTASPAEIARKAVAGTALRDPAVRKALWDGGAAAVEASKDPLIALARATDADARAIRTRWEDEVDSVETRNQALIAQARFAAYGRSIYPDATFSPRLSYGQVKGWKQDGREVPPFTTFAGAFERHTGSEPYALPKSWLDAKPRLDLATPLDFVTDNDIIGGNSGSPVFDRDLRIVGLAFDGNLASLGGDYGFDDSANRAVAVHSSAILHALARIYGADRLVSELGAGLAGNAGAAAPPGGTRSTK
- a CDS encoding NCS2 family permease — its product is MTAPASSLDRFFGLRARGTTVRREILAGTTTFMTMAYILFVNPEILGSAAGAGHFAAILTSTALVAAVMTAAMGLFANLPLALASGMGLNAVVAFGLVLGKKLTYPQAMGVIVAEGVLITLLVATGLRQAVVRAVPMTLKRAIGIGIGLFLAIIGFKAAGFISAGGALLQLGPEGAAGRLTGFPVVLFALTLVFTAWLVSRGVRGALLIGIAVSTAVAVTAKAAFGGAGFAPHVANLPSSIFGLPDFSMLGQVDFSFVAVLGPLAASLAVFSIMLSDFFDTVGTVVAVGQEAKYLDEQGNFPRASTVLMVDSLAAIAGGLAGASSATTYVESAAGAASGGRTGLTSVTTAALFALCLFISPLAGIVPPQATGAVLVLVGYMMMRDVGAIAWDDPSESIPAFLTVTVMPFTYSITNGIGAGFVSYVLLKLAGGKAREVHPLMIGASVAFVVYFAIGG
- the nadA gene encoding quinolinate synthase NadA, with the translated sequence MTLPVVPIHDPVANPVTGSDLPAGEVAGLEAEIRALAKEKDAVILAHNYQLPEVQNVADHVGDSLQLAIVGQKVPQSTIVFCGVHFMAESAKVLAPDKRVLLPNLSAGCSLADSITAESLEDWKARYPGHAVVTYVNSTAEVKALSDICCTSANAASVVRSLPQQKILFTPDRNLGRWVAAKVPEKEVVVYDGCCPVHDVLRSANVEKVRASRPEAVVIAHPECRADVIDAADVVCSTTAMISAVERFPSARTFIVATEHGIVHQMKKRWPDREFIVADGCIGCRMHCPYMKMIDLLMIRDALVRGKHEVQVEPDVAAGARRALERMIAVPRDA